Proteins from a single region of Xenopus laevis strain J_2021 chromosome 9_10S, Xenopus_laevis_v10.1, whole genome shotgun sequence:
- the nop58.S gene encoding nucleolar protein 58, which yields MLVLFETAAGYAIFKVLDESKLQEVDSIWKEFETPEKANKVVKLKHFEKFQDTTEALAASTALVEGKLGKNLKKALRKIAAKEAHEQLAIADAKLGGVIKDKVNIGCVYTSMVTELMRGIRNQMDSLITGISSREMAAMSLGLAHSLSRYKLKFSPDKVDTMIVQAISLLDDLDKELNNYIMRCREWYGWHFPELGKIITDNLAYCKCVRAVGDRINFATFDLSEILPEEVETEVKGAAEISMGTEVSEEDINNILHLCDQVIEISEYRSQLYDYLKNRMMAIAPNLTVLVGELVGARLIAHAGSLLNLAKHPASTVQILGAEKALFRALKTRKDTPKYGLIYHASLVGQTTPKNKGKISRMLAAKAALAIRYDALGEDTNAELGVETRAKLESRLRHLEEKGLKRISGTGKALARAEKYQHKSEVRTYDPSGDSTLPSVPKKRKFEEVEEEEQPTEIKVKSKKPKVEVVQEEEEVEEETPKKKKKKKKIKVEEEEAEAIEVEVEEEEPSTSTAVETPKKKKKKKKVKQEEDE from the exons GTTCTGGATGAGAGCAAGCTGCAGGAAGTAGACAGCATATGGAAAGAGTTCGAAACaccagaaaaagcaaataaagt GGTGAAATTAAAACACTTTGAAAAGTTTCAGGACACAACCGAGGCATTGGCAg CTTCCACGGCTCTGGTTGAGGGAAAACTCGGCAAAAATTTGAAGAAAGCCTTGCGAAAAATTGCAGCAAAGGAGGCCCATGAACAACTCGCAATTGCAGATGCAAAGCTTGGTGGCGTCATCAAG GACAAAGTCAATATCGGCTGTGTTTACACTTCCATGGTTACAGAATTAATGAGAGGCATCCGCAACCAGATGGATAGTTTAATAACTGGGATTTCATCACGTGAGATGGCAGCCATGTCTCTTGGTTTGGCACATAG TCTTTCTCGTTACAAACTGAAATTCAGCCCTGATAAAGTGGATACAATGATCGTTCAAGCCATAT CACTACTTGATGATTTGGATAAAGAGCTAAACAATTATATAATGCGCTGCAGAGAATGGTATGGCTGGCATTTTCCAGAGCTGGGCAAGATCATCACAGACAACCTGGCCTATTGCAAGTGTGTGCGTGCTGTAG GTGACAGAATCAACTTTGCAACATTTGATTTGTCAGAGATCCTCCCAGAAGAGGTTGAAACAGAGGTAAAAGGTGCTGCAGAGATTTCAATGGGTACGGAGGTATCGGAAGAAGACATCAACAACATTCTGCATCTGTGTGACCAG gtcaTTGAGATCTCTGAGTACAGGTCGCAGTTGTATGACTACTTGAAGAACAGAATGATGGCCATTGCACCCAACTTGACTGTGCTAGTGGGCGAGCTAGTTGGTGCCAGGCTAATTGCCCATGCAG gttcCCTCTTGAACTTGGCAAAGCACCCAGCTTCAACTGTCCAGATTTTAGGAGCAGAAAAAGCTCTGTTCAGAGCATTAAAAACCAGAAAGGACACCCCTAAATACGGGCTGATTTATCATGCTTCTCTAGTTGGACAGACTACCCCCAAAAATAAGGGCAAG ATCTCCCGTATGTTGGCAGCCAAGGCAGCCCTTGCCATACGATATGATGCTCTTGGCGAAGACACCAATGCAGAATTGGGTGTGGAAACCAGAGCTAAGCTGGAGTCACGTCTCAGACATCTGGAAGAGAAGGGG TTGAAAAGAATAAGTGGTACTGGGAAAGCATTAGCCAGAGCAGAAAAGTATCAGCACAAGAG TGAGGTGCGGACATATGATCCTTCTGGAGATTCTACACTGCCATCCGTTCCAAAGAAGAGAAAGTTTGAGGAGGTAGAGGAAGAagagcagccaacagaaattaaAGTTAAATCTAAAAAGCCCAAAGTGGAGGTAgtgcaggaagaag AGGAAGTAGAGGAAGAAACTcccaagaagaaaaagaagaagaagaagattaaAGTTGAGGAAGAGGAGGCAGAGGCAATAGAGGTAGAAGTAGAGGAGGAAGAACCTTCAACCAGCACAGCAGTTGAG ActccaaaaaagaagaaaaagaagaagaaggtgaaACAGGAGGAAGACGAGTAG